One Flavobacterium sp. 90 DNA segment encodes these proteins:
- a CDS encoding tetratricopeptide repeat protein — protein sequence MKKNTLKYSFVFVILLFLIACSTKKNTFLSRNSHALSTKYNILYNGGIGLQKGLKSVQGNNQDNFWKILPIEKMQIDENFSEGEKAKNADFEKAETKATKAIQKHSMNIGGREKNYQIDEAYLMLGKARYYDQRFIPALEAFNYILYKYPNSSNIYTAKIWREKTNMRLGNDAIVIKNINLLLKKTDLDKQTFSDANALLSEAFLNLEEKDSAITKLKVAEKFTKINEDRARYRFILGQLYQEAGKKDSATYFYDGVIDMNRKADRKYMMHAYAKKAEMFDYQNGNQNLFIEMYNKLVSDRENRPYYDILFYEMGVFFDKYKVQDTALIFYNKSLGRKSKDPYLVASTYRNIGNMYFKNTDYTMAAKYYDSTLTKLDKKTREYAFIEKNRKNLDNVIKYEGIAKRDDSIIKVKGLSDPDRKIYFESYIADLKKKDDAKRILEEKEKEKLANIDRNTSSGNSPTAINPNSTGMPTDPGTPTLPGGNETASTFYFYNPTTVAYGKLQFKKMWGNRTLGSNWRLAGLRSANNAAMNDTINSKDAANALKDTIVIPKYTTDFYEKQLPTTQVAMDSINKERNFSYYQLGLIYKEKFKEYNLASDKLEQLLKNNPEEKLILPSMYNLYKIYQITNPARAERVKSDITSNYPNSRYAQILSNSNTDNLASADKEYQKWYKLFQEEQFDTVLDNIDNLINQYSGDEIVSKYELLKANTLGKVNGLAAYKKALEGVADNYPNTDEGKNAREILEKQIPGLEKMDFTVVDGKNWKIIYAVSKGDTKTVKQIEEAIKKFLSVENFERLTTSFDKYNKTESFVVIHGLKSEAYARDVSELLRDEKPYKISHPAIIISSDNYKVIQIKKNLEAYLAPKNP from the coding sequence TTGAAAAAGAATACTCTTAAATATAGTTTTGTATTCGTGATATTGCTTTTTTTGATAGCTTGTTCTACCAAAAAAAATACTTTTTTATCTCGAAATTCACATGCTTTAAGTACAAAATACAACATTTTGTATAACGGCGGCATTGGTCTTCAGAAAGGTTTGAAATCTGTTCAGGGTAATAATCAGGATAATTTCTGGAAGATATTACCTATTGAAAAAATGCAAATTGACGAGAATTTTTCTGAAGGCGAAAAAGCTAAAAACGCTGATTTTGAAAAGGCTGAAACAAAAGCAACAAAAGCCATTCAGAAACATTCAATGAACATTGGCGGAAGAGAAAAAAATTATCAGATTGACGAAGCTTATTTAATGCTTGGAAAAGCCAGATACTACGATCAGCGCTTTATTCCGGCACTAGAAGCATTCAATTATATTTTATATAAATACCCAAATAGCAGTAATATTTATACGGCAAAAATCTGGCGCGAAAAAACCAATATGCGTTTAGGAAATGATGCTATTGTGATAAAAAATATAAACCTTTTATTAAAAAAGACAGATTTAGATAAACAAACATTTTCAGATGCTAATGCTTTATTGTCTGAAGCATTTTTAAATCTGGAAGAAAAAGATAGTGCTATAACGAAACTTAAAGTTGCTGAAAAATTCACAAAGATAAATGAAGATAGAGCAAGATACCGTTTTATTCTAGGGCAATTGTATCAGGAAGCCGGCAAAAAGGATAGTGCAACTTATTTTTATGATGGCGTAATTGATATGAATCGAAAAGCAGATCGAAAATACATGATGCATGCATATGCAAAAAAAGCAGAAATGTTCGATTATCAAAACGGGAATCAGAATCTGTTTATTGAGATGTATAATAAACTGGTAAGTGATCGAGAAAACCGACCTTATTATGATATTCTGTTTTATGAAATGGGTGTCTTTTTCGATAAGTATAAGGTACAGGATACAGCTTTGATATTTTATAATAAATCATTGGGAAGAAAATCTAAAGATCCTTATTTAGTAGCTTCGACCTATAGAAATATCGGGAATATGTATTTCAAAAATACTGATTATACTATGGCTGCCAAATATTATGACAGTACATTGACAAAATTAGATAAGAAAACGAGAGAATACGCTTTTATCGAAAAAAACAGAAAAAATCTCGACAACGTAATTAAATACGAAGGAATTGCAAAACGCGATGATAGTATTATAAAAGTTAAAGGCTTGTCTGATCCTGATAGAAAAATTTACTTCGAAAGTTATATTGCTGATCTTAAAAAGAAAGATGATGCAAAACGTATTTTAGAGGAGAAAGAAAAAGAGAAATTAGCCAACATTGATCGAAATACAAGTAGTGGTAATTCGCCAACGGCAATTAACCCAAATTCTACAGGAATGCCTACAGATCCTGGTACACCAACACTTCCGGGAGGAAATGAAACAGCAAGTACATTCTATTTTTATAATCCTACAACGGTTGCTTACGGAAAACTACAGTTTAAAAAAATGTGGGGAAACAGAACTTTAGGAAGCAACTGGAGATTAGCAGGTTTAAGATCTGCGAATAATGCAGCAATGAACGATACAATAAATAGTAAAGATGCTGCAAATGCTCTAAAAGACACTATTGTAATACCAAAATATACAACTGATTTTTACGAAAAACAACTTCCAACAACGCAAGTTGCTATGGATAGTATTAATAAGGAACGTAATTTTTCGTACTATCAATTGGGACTTATTTATAAAGAAAAGTTTAAAGAGTACAATTTGGCGAGCGACAAACTCGAACAATTATTAAAAAATAATCCAGAGGAAAAATTGATTTTGCCATCGATGTATAATTTGTATAAAATCTATCAAATTACAAATCCTGCACGAGCAGAAAGAGTAAAATCTGACATTACTTCGAATTATCCAAATTCGAGATATGCACAGATTTTAAGCAATAGTAATACAGATAATTTAGCATCAGCTGATAAGGAATACCAAAAATGGTACAAGTTATTTCAGGAAGAACAATTTGATACCGTTCTGGACAATATAGACAATTTGATTAATCAATATTCCGGAGATGAAATTGTTTCTAAATATGAATTGCTAAAAGCAAATACTTTAGGAAAAGTAAATGGTTTGGCAGCATACAAAAAAGCATTAGAAGGAGTTGCAGATAATTATCCAAATACTGATGAAGGAAAAAATGCTCGTGAAATTTTAGAAAAGCAAATTCCAGGTTTAGAAAAAATGGATTTTACAGTTGTTGATGGTAAAAACTGGAAAATTATTTATGCAGTTTCAAAAGGAGATACAAAAACGGTAAAACAAATTGAAGAAGCAATCAAGAAATTTTTATCAGTTGAAAATTTTGAGAGGCTTACAACTTCTTTCGATAAATACAATAAAACAGAAAGTTTTGTAGTTATTCATGGTTTAAAATCTGAGGCTTATGCAAGAGACGTTTCAGAACTTTTAAGAGATGAAAAACCATATAAAATTTCGCATCCGGCAATTATTATATCCAGCGATAATTATAAAGTAATACAAATTAAAAAAAATCTGGAAGCTTATTTAGCGCCTAAAAATCCATAA
- a CDS encoding ABC transporter ATP-binding protein — MIQVNQLSKKYNGTTVLNISNLEIPKGQSFGLVGNNGAGKTTFFSLLLDLIQPSTGFIKNNDIQVNTNEKWKSFTGSFLDESFLIGYLTPEEYFYFIGDLHHQNKADIDALLAKYEEFFNGEILSNKKYLRDLSKGNQKKVGIIATLIGNPEVVILDEPFANLDPTTVSRLKKIIKELAENPNVTVLVSSHDLQHTVEVCDRIVALNKGEIVKDIQTSRETLQELELFFAV; from the coding sequence ATGATACAAGTAAATCAACTTTCAAAAAAATATAACGGTACAACAGTTTTAAACATTAGCAATCTTGAAATTCCAAAAGGACAAAGTTTTGGATTGGTAGGAAATAACGGAGCAGGAAAAACAACTTTTTTCAGTTTGTTATTAGATTTGATTCAGCCTTCAACAGGATTTATTAAAAACAATGATATTCAGGTAAATACAAACGAAAAATGGAAATCTTTTACAGGATCTTTTTTAGATGAAAGTTTCCTTATCGGATATTTAACGCCTGAAGAATATTTCTATTTTATTGGAGATTTACACCATCAAAACAAAGCAGATATTGATGCTTTACTGGCAAAATATGAGGAGTTTTTTAATGGAGAAATTTTGAGCAACAAAAAATACCTGAGAGATCTATCTAAGGGAAATCAGAAGAAGGTGGGGATAATTGCCACACTTATTGGTAATCCTGAAGTGGTAATTTTAGACGAACCGTTTGCAAACTTAGATCCAACAACTGTTAGCAGATTAAAAAAAATCATCAAAGAATTGGCGGAAAATCCAAATGTTACAGTTCTGGTTTCCAGTCATGATTTGCAGCATACAGTAGAGGTTTGCGATCGAATTGTAGCATTAAATAAAGGAGAGATTGTAAAAGATATTCAAACTTCAAGAGAAACCTTACAAGAACTAGAATTGTTTTTTGCAGTATAA